One stretch of Natronobacterium texcoconense DNA includes these proteins:
- a CDS encoding HIT family protein, protein MSTIFSQIVEGEIPARVVYEDETTLAFLDANPLAPGHTLVIPKDEYERLNDVPEDVADDLYATIHRMVPAVEEAVDADASTVAFNNGEEAGQEVPHVHCHIVPRFEGDGGGPIHAVAGDTPDLEDDELDDIAEEIESRA, encoded by the coding sequence ATGAGCACGATCTTCAGCCAGATCGTCGAGGGTGAGATTCCTGCACGCGTCGTGTACGAAGACGAGACCACGCTGGCCTTCCTGGACGCGAACCCGCTCGCGCCCGGACACACGCTGGTCATCCCGAAAGACGAGTACGAACGGCTGAACGACGTCCCCGAGGACGTCGCCGACGACCTCTACGCGACCATCCACCGGATGGTCCCCGCCGTCGAGGAGGCCGTCGACGCCGACGCCTCGACCGTCGCGTTCAACAACGGCGAGGAAGCCGGCCAGGAGGTGCCACACGTCCACTGCCACATCGTCCCCCGATTCGAGGGTGACGGCGGCGGCCCCATCCACGCCGTCGCGGGCGATACGCCCGACCTCGAGGACGACGAACTCGACGATATCGCCGAAGAAATCGAGTCTCGAGCCTGA
- the fer gene encoding ferredoxin Fer produces the protein MPTVEYLNYEVLDDQGWDMDDDDLFEKAEDAGLGDEDYGVLEVNEGEYILEAAEAQGYDWPFSCRAGACANCAAIVKEGEIQMDMQQILSDEEVEDKNVRLTCIGSAETDEVKIVYNAKHLDYLQNRVI, from the coding sequence ATGCCCACGGTAGAATACCTCAACTACGAAGTGCTGGACGACCAGGGCTGGGACATGGACGACGACGACCTCTTCGAGAAGGCCGAAGACGCCGGCCTCGGTGACGAGGACTACGGCGTTCTCGAGGTCAACGAGGGCGAGTACATCCTCGAGGCTGCTGAGGCCCAGGGCTACGACTGGCCCTTCTCCTGCCGTGCAGGCGCCTGTGCGAACTGTGCGGCCATCGTCAAGGAGGGCGAGATCCAGATGGACATGCAGCAGATCCTCAGCGACGAGGAAGTCGAGGACAAGAACGTCCGCCTGACCTGCATCGGATCCGCCGAAACCGACGAGGTCAAGATCGTCTACAACGCGAAACACCTCGATTACCTGCAGAACCGCGTCATTTAA
- a CDS encoding MFS transporter has protein sequence MSHVAGHVRRFRRLGAELWSDGRGPILVAVASGWFLSLGVRMIYPAVLPQLREAYGFDLTLAGVLITALWIAYALGQLPGGVLDDRFGSRNVLVVSTGVSAIALTLVVTAGSVGVLFGATVLFGFATALYGVTRFTLLSTIYPDRGGTAIGLTMGAGDFGNAVLPPIAGALAAALAWELGFGFTIPLFLVATVGLYLALPAGSRDESSADSDDTNADDTDFTDTARRIARALRHRPVMLVAAIQTLGYCTWQAFTAFYPTYLVEMKGLEPTTATVLFGGFFALGIVVKPVTGSIYDAYGARRSLPFVLGSITVATLVLPFVESLAGLVAVTAVASSVLGYSTISLTYLTASFPDDVRGTGLGSVRTGYMLIGAGSPTVVGVLANADYFDEAFFLLSAVAAVAVVLSLLVPEE, from the coding sequence ATGTCGCACGTCGCCGGTCACGTCCGTCGATTCCGTCGTCTCGGAGCCGAACTGTGGAGCGACGGGCGTGGACCGATCCTCGTCGCGGTCGCCAGCGGCTGGTTTCTCTCCCTGGGCGTCCGGATGATCTACCCTGCAGTGTTGCCACAGCTCCGAGAAGCGTACGGATTCGACCTGACGCTGGCGGGCGTTCTCATCACTGCTCTGTGGATCGCCTACGCACTCGGCCAGCTACCGGGCGGCGTACTCGACGATCGGTTCGGTAGCCGGAACGTCCTCGTCGTGAGTACCGGCGTCTCCGCGATCGCACTGACGCTCGTCGTCACGGCGGGGTCGGTCGGCGTACTGTTCGGCGCGACGGTCCTGTTCGGCTTCGCGACCGCCCTGTACGGCGTCACGCGGTTTACTCTTCTCTCGACCATCTATCCGGATCGCGGCGGGACGGCGATCGGACTGACGATGGGCGCGGGCGACTTCGGGAACGCGGTGCTCCCGCCCATCGCCGGTGCGCTCGCGGCCGCACTCGCGTGGGAACTCGGTTTCGGGTTCACCATCCCGCTGTTTCTCGTCGCAACCGTCGGACTCTACCTCGCGCTCCCGGCCGGAAGCAGGGACGAATCGTCTGCCGACAGTGACGACACGAACGCAGACGACACCGACTTCACTGACACCGCCCGGCGGATCGCTCGAGCACTCCGGCATCGCCCGGTGATGCTCGTCGCTGCGATCCAGACGCTGGGTTACTGCACCTGGCAGGCGTTTACCGCCTTCTACCCGACGTATCTCGTCGAAATGAAGGGGCTCGAGCCGACCACGGCGACGGTCCTGTTCGGCGGGTTCTTCGCGCTCGGCATCGTCGTCAAGCCGGTCACTGGCTCCATCTACGACGCGTACGGGGCGCGTCGCTCGTTGCCGTTCGTCCTCGGATCGATCACGGTGGCGACGCTGGTGCTCCCGTTCGTCGAGAGCCTCGCCGGTCTCGTCGCCGTTACCGCCGTCGCGAGCAGCGTCCTCGGCTACTCGACGATCTCGTTGACGTATCTCACCGCGTCGTTCCCGGACGACGTTCGGGGAACCGGACTCGGCTCCGTCCGGACGGGGTACATGCTGATCGGGGCCGGGAGCCCGACTGTCGTGGGCGTGCTCGCGAACGCCGACTACTTCGACGAGGCGTTCTTCCTGCTGTCGGCGGTTGCAGCCGTCGCGGTCGTCCTCTCGTTGCTCGTCCCCGAAGAGTAG
- a CDS encoding uracil-DNA glycosylase: protein MTPPDADSSDLREVAFPDSRTVLESDCDRCPALVDARECISWGTGPEDASIVVVGEAPGYGNPDADRWQGGNWTGKAYTSRHSGRRIRRMMVEVGFGDDAFYTNAVKCFPSEASGDLEDGESPTNREPTPEERANCRSHLLTELEVVDPAVVLATGKHATLTVLGAEDREKELEGFVDSVLEPIRCDRLDVWLVPVLHPSYQDVWIGRLGYEPEEYLEEMGTVLEDLVS from the coding sequence ATGACGCCGCCCGACGCCGACTCGAGCGACCTGCGAGAAGTCGCTTTTCCCGATTCGCGGACCGTCCTCGAGTCCGACTGCGACCGCTGTCCCGCGCTCGTCGACGCCCGCGAGTGTATCTCGTGGGGAACCGGACCGGAGGACGCAAGCATCGTCGTCGTCGGCGAAGCGCCGGGGTACGGGAATCCCGACGCGGACCGCTGGCAGGGTGGCAACTGGACGGGCAAGGCATACACCTCGAGACACTCAGGACGGCGGATTCGGCGAATGATGGTGGAAGTCGGTTTCGGCGACGACGCCTTCTACACGAACGCCGTGAAGTGTTTTCCGAGCGAGGCGTCGGGAGACCTCGAAGACGGCGAGTCACCGACGAACCGGGAGCCGACACCCGAAGAGCGAGCGAACTGTCGATCACACCTGCTGACCGAACTCGAGGTGGTCGATCCCGCTGTCGTCCTCGCGACCGGTAAACACGCGACGCTGACGGTTCTCGGGGCCGAAGATCGGGAGAAAGAACTCGAGGGGTTCGTCGATAGCGTCCTCGAACCGATTCGCTGCGATCGACTCGACGTGTGGCTCGTCCCCGTTCTCCATCCCTCTTATCAGGACGTCTGGATCGGACGACTCGGCTACGAACCCGAGGAGTATCTCGAGGAGATGGGCACGGTACTCGAGGACCTCGTCTCGTAG
- a CDS encoding inorganic phosphate transporter has protein sequence MTEVLLIVGILVAVFVGYNIGGATTGPAFGPAVGANVITKLMAAALMSIFFFLGAVTIGPQVVDTLGNDLVHDTGVFTLRSNVAVLFFIGGALFVGNYAGVPASTSMTAVGAIAALGLATGELAWDVLGEIVVWWIVAPIIGFWVAGVVGRYFYPRINEWVAIEGSRDGERMITVQWSGIVPRFEFGENADRREVTGAFVVVGIGCLMAFSSGTSNIANAIAPIYGAGVDMFGLLGLEGSSNGDLLYGVDPDMLVLIVIGSAAVAIGCFTIARRTLDTLGNDITNLPLTAAIVVAVISSGIVIVLSWIGIPASFVVIATMSIVGLGWGRATRTTTLSDAARGEEETRVSVGALTAEEEGEESPEIGEEEPEDIPRASDLFDPSTTARVIVMQNVVPIISTVGAFLTFRFVPIFGF, from the coding sequence GTGACTGAAGTACTGCTTATCGTAGGGATTCTCGTCGCTGTTTTCGTCGGCTACAACATCGGTGGCGCGACGACCGGGCCAGCGTTCGGTCCGGCCGTCGGTGCGAACGTCATCACGAAGCTGATGGCAGCCGCGTTGATGTCGATCTTTTTCTTCCTGGGGGCGGTTACGATCGGTCCGCAGGTCGTCGATACGCTCGGTAACGACCTCGTCCACGACACCGGCGTGTTCACGCTTCGGTCGAACGTTGCCGTCCTCTTTTTCATCGGGGGTGCGCTGTTCGTCGGCAACTACGCTGGCGTTCCAGCGTCGACGTCGATGACCGCAGTCGGGGCAATCGCCGCGCTCGGACTGGCGACCGGCGAACTCGCCTGGGACGTACTCGGCGAAATCGTCGTCTGGTGGATCGTCGCACCGATCATCGGCTTCTGGGTCGCCGGCGTCGTCGGCCGGTACTTCTATCCGCGGATCAACGAATGGGTCGCAATCGAAGGAAGTCGCGACGGTGAACGGATGATTACCGTCCAGTGGTCGGGAATCGTCCCGCGATTCGAGTTCGGCGAGAACGCCGACCGTCGGGAGGTCACGGGCGCGTTCGTCGTCGTCGGGATCGGCTGTCTGATGGCGTTTTCGTCCGGGACGAGCAACATCGCAAACGCCATCGCACCGATCTACGGTGCTGGCGTCGATATGTTCGGACTGCTGGGACTCGAGGGGTCCTCGAACGGCGATCTGCTCTACGGTGTCGACCCCGACATGCTGGTATTGATCGTAATCGGGTCGGCAGCCGTCGCTATCGGCTGTTTCACGATCGCACGCCGGACGCTGGATACGCTCGGCAACGACATCACGAACCTCCCGTTGACGGCTGCGATCGTCGTCGCGGTCATCAGTTCCGGGATCGTCATCGTCCTCTCGTGGATCGGTATCCCGGCCAGTTTCGTCGTTATCGCGACGATGAGCATCGTCGGTCTCGGCTGGGGGCGGGCGACCCGAACGACGACGCTTTCCGACGCTGCCCGCGGCGAAGAGGAAACTCGCGTCTCTGTCGGTGCGCTGACGGCCGAAGAAGAGGGCGAAGAATCACCCGAAATCGGCGAAGAGGAACCCGAGGACATCCCGAGAGCCTCCGACCTGTTCGACCCGTCGACGACGGCTCGAGTCATCGTCATGCAGAACGTCGTCCCGATCATCTCGACCGTCGGTGCCTTCCTCACGTTCCGGTTCGTCCCGATATTTGGATTCTGA
- a CDS encoding A24 family peptidase C-terminal domain-containing protein, translating to MTLAFVSATGPDLLRLVALPVFAWVAIRDIKTRRVSSGVWIPLAFLGGVLLLWEAQLARAAGEQVWISEFLVPAAISFGVVVPIAYTFWWFGGFGGADAKALLVLALLFPTFPQYVVGSATLPVATTPIGSFSFTILTNAVLVAILIPIALAIRNAAAGRITPVMFVGWPISWDDVSDHHGQLLETRDGVSRSGLDLDALRMYLRWRGLTLEQLREDPETFRDPVTLPNDPNPPTDGAVDAEVRTDGSLEVDPQAGLAADSDHDDPWGARIFLADIDGSAYGTSPAELREGLEVLSDSDTETVWISPGTPFLVPIFVGLVIAVLYGDLLIGTFL from the coding sequence GTGACACTCGCGTTCGTTTCTGCGACCGGACCGGACCTCCTGCGGCTCGTCGCTCTTCCCGTCTTCGCCTGGGTTGCGATCCGAGATATCAAGACCAGACGCGTCTCGAGCGGCGTCTGGATTCCGCTCGCCTTCCTCGGGGGCGTCTTGCTCCTGTGGGAGGCCCAACTCGCTCGAGCGGCCGGTGAGCAGGTCTGGATATCCGAGTTCCTCGTTCCGGCGGCAATCAGCTTCGGGGTGGTCGTTCCGATCGCGTACACGTTCTGGTGGTTCGGCGGCTTCGGCGGCGCCGACGCGAAGGCGCTGCTCGTGCTGGCCTTGCTCTTCCCGACGTTCCCGCAGTACGTGGTCGGTTCCGCCACGCTCCCGGTTGCGACGACGCCGATCGGCTCGTTCTCGTTTACCATCCTGACCAACGCCGTCCTCGTCGCGATCCTGATCCCGATCGCACTCGCGATCCGAAACGCGGCTGCGGGGCGGATCACACCCGTGATGTTCGTCGGCTGGCCCATCTCGTGGGACGACGTGTCCGACCATCACGGTCAGCTACTCGAGACGAGAGACGGCGTCTCCCGCAGCGGTCTCGATCTCGACGCCCTGCGGATGTACCTCCGATGGCGCGGGCTCACGCTCGAGCAGCTCCGGGAGGATCCCGAGACGTTCCGGGATCCGGTGACGCTACCGAACGATCCGAACCCGCCGACCGACGGCGCGGTCGACGCGGAGGTTCGGACCGACGGCTCGCTCGAGGTCGACCCACAGGCCGGCCTCGCGGCCGATAGCGATCACGACGATCCCTGGGGCGCACGGATTTTCCTCGCGGACATCGACGGCTCGGCGTACGGAACGAGCCCCGCAGAACTCCGGGAGGGTCTCGAAGTCCTTTCCGATTCCGACACCGAGACGGTCTGGATATCGCCCGGAACGCCGTTTCTCGTCCCGATCTTCGTCGGTCTCGTGATCGCCGTCCTCTACGGAGACCTGTTGATCGGCACGTTCCTGTAG